The genome window ACGAGGAACGCGACGGCGCCGTACAGCACCACCGCCCGCGTCGGCACCACGCCGACCGGCGTTGCGACCGGCGGGAGCAGCTCCGGGATCACGACCGACAGCGCGGTCGCGCCGATGACGAGCAGCGCCGGCAACACCAGCACGGCGACGAACAGCTCCGTCAGCAGTTCGAGGAACCGACGCGCGCGCTTCCGGGCGCGGTCCTGCCGGTGCGAGAGCATGCGGCGCTCGGTCGCGAGGAACTCCGAGAGCGCCTCGTCGCCGGCCGCGGCGCGCTTCCGGAACTTCAGGAGGAAGGGGGCGAGCAGCTCCCGCGAGGGCGTGTCCCGCGCCACGCGCCGGAGCCCCTCGTCGAGGCTGCCCGCGAGCCGGGCGGCGTTGAGCGCCTTCCGCAGCGAGGTGGCGGTGGCGCCGTACGCGTCGCCGTCGGCCGCCTTGCGGAGCATCGCCCGCGGCCCGTCGCTCCCCGAGGAGAGCAGGTCGAGGTACCGCACCGCCCCGGGGAGGGTGCGCTCGATGTCCGTCCGCCGCGTCGCGACCACCCAGCGGAGGCCGAGGCCGGCGACCGCCACCGTCGCGCGCTTCGCGAGGAGCGCGACCGCGAGGGCGACGAGCAGCGCGGCGTGACCCGTGCGGAGCGGCCCCACGGAGTCCGGCGTCGGCGCGGGCGCCGCGGTCGACCCGGCCGAGAGCAGCGCCGCGCCGAACCGCGCCTCGACCGCGGCCGCGACCGCCGGCGCGGCGCCCGCGGCGACGACCAGCGCGGGGAAGAAGGCGGCGGCCGCGACGACCCACGAGAGGCCGTACGCCCGCGCGAGGTACGTCTCGAACCCGGTGTCGAGCGCGGTGCCGCGGTACCGCTTCCGGTCGGCGTCGTGCCGCCGGTCGCTCGCGTGGCGCGCGAACAGCGCGTAGCAGACGCGGTCGACGACCGCCAGCCGGCCGCCCGCCGCGAGCGCGTCGTCCGCGGATCCGTCCTCGGCGTCACGGCTCCCGGCGACCGCCCCGGTCGTCCCTCGCCGGCTCACGGCCGCCCCCGGTCCGCGGGTTCGTCCCGGTCCCCGTCGCCGTCGCGGTCCGCGGTCCCGCGGTCCATCGTCCGGGCGGCGCGCTCGACCGTCGCCGCCTCGTCGGTTCGGAGGTCGGCGAGGAACTCGAACAGCGCCTCGGGGTCGTCGACGCCGTCGCGCACGAGGTACTCCACGTACCGCCGCTTCGACTCGAACTCGGCGGCGACCGCCTCGCGGTCGCGGTCGGTCCGGTTGGCGATCCGGTCGAAGACCCGGAACCGCGGGCCGGCGCCGCGTCCGCCGCCCGGAGCGTCGCTCGTCCCGGCCGCGCCCGCCCTCGAAACCCCCTC of Halorubrum trapanicum contains these proteins:
- a CDS encoding type II secretion system F family protein, with translation MSRRGTTGAVAGSRDAEDGSADDALAAGGRLAVVDRVCYALFARHASDRRHDADRKRYRGTALDTGFETYLARAYGLSWVVAAAAFFPALVVAAGAAPAVAAAVEARFGAALLSAGSTAAPAPTPDSVGPLRTGHAALLVALAVALLAKRATVAVAGLGLRWVVATRRTDIERTLPGAVRYLDLLSSGSDGPRAMLRKAADGDAYGATATSLRKALNAARLAGSLDEGLRRVARDTPSRELLAPFLLKFRKRAAAGDEALSEFLATERRMLSHRQDRARKRARRFLELLTELFVAVLVLPALLVIGATALSVVIPELLPPVATPVGVVPTRAVVLYGAVAFLVAFGLAAAVAVGTLRPPSQRASYELPTGPRAVLATAGRNPASTAVVAAAPAVALVAWLALAEYTLVNVALVGYAAFAVPVGLVAARRTRIDDAKDRELADFVHAVSGHVAQGRPLEAAVAAVARDADLGVLDDDVTDLAFALRSTTAPEGAVEDGSGSAGESGAVDVRAAAIERFVDRVDTPLAARTLGLVTGALDAGGDADAVFETLRIEVGRLYSEQRALRSSMQPYIAVGWAAAVLVAGVVAVVNTQVVDAARLAEIAAASEAVTEPEGVYPELERFRLYVVTQATVLASGWFAGTAARGRYAALLHSGALVACCYVVFTVGGLV